From the Fusarium oxysporum Fo47 chromosome X, complete sequence genome, the window CACAGCAACATTTAATTTTCGAGATGCATGACAGGTACCAAGGCATGCTCAACTGCTTTGCGCTGGGCCCTGAATTGGTGCCTCTCTATAGGGATAAATATCCTGACGCCTGCCTTGGCAAGTTTAGCGATTACCTTGCCAAATCTTTCGGAGAACACGGGGAACAGCTTCCTACTGTAATGCTTCCAGTTGAGTCCCGAATGAGTTACCGGCTCTTCTAtcttctcctcgccatcgAGATGATGGACCAATGTCCATCAGCCTTCGTAACAGCCCTGAGAGAGCCTCCCAAACAACTATCTATAAAAGAAGAGCGCTCTCTAAGGCTTGTTGATTGCTGGATACAGAAGGTTCCAGGAAGTGTTTCAGACGGTTGTAGGAGGTTCTATGACCTGCCCGAGGAAtctgaggaagaagaagacgataaTGATAattgggaggaggaggaggaggaggaggaggaggagcagagGGAAGCTGAAGAAATGGTGTTTATTCAATGCTAGTTTAGCTTTTGAGCGCAAGTAAGCCTCATGTGCTGGCTTGAATAGTTCTAAATAAATCTTTCAACACGGCATCGATTTCCTGAAAAGTTTCCAG encodes:
- a CDS encoding uncharacterized protein (expressed protein) → MDPFGRLPLEIREMIISNFDISPDMWFICRASPVFWHQLHTSKLLKTWHTLRKELGYEMLAHVLMLVQYPKIEEPIPKYIEMDGQGMPNVYFRDPLFTPQQHLIFEMHDRYQGMLNCFALGPELVPLYRDKYPDACLGKFSDYLAKSFGEHGEQLPTVMLPVESRMSYRLFYLLLAIEMMDQCPSAFVTALREPPKQLSIKEERSLRLVDCWIQKVPGSVSDGCRRFYDLPEESEEEEDDNDNWEEEEEEEEEEQREAEEMVFIQC